From a single Streptomyces sp. NBC_01264 genomic region:
- a CDS encoding zf-TFIIB domain-containing protein → MQCPKCHAMMHTYNRNGVQIEQCSGCRGIFLDYGELEALTRLESQYTAQYGQVPPPAAPPAPAPAAYPQQHAAPAPAWGAPQHGGYGHGHGHGHRKGGFGRMLFSS, encoded by the coding sequence ATGCAGTGTCCGAAGTGTCACGCGATGATGCACACGTACAACCGCAACGGTGTCCAGATAGAGCAGTGCAGCGGCTGCCGCGGCATCTTCCTGGACTACGGCGAGCTGGAGGCGCTGACCCGTCTGGAGTCCCAGTACACCGCCCAGTACGGCCAGGTCCCGCCCCCGGCCGCGCCGCCGGCTCCGGCCCCTGCCGCGTACCCGCAGCAGCACGCCGCCCCCGCGCCCGCCTGGGGCGCCCCGCAGCACGGCGGCTACGGCCACGGTCACGGGCACGGCCACCGCAAGGGCGGCTTCGGCCGGATGCTCTTCTCCTCCTGA
- a CDS encoding phosphotransferase, whose protein sequence is MVPLERVSAAELAAYAGAVQYVLLADRDDGTVVRCGDVVAKAHAGDSDPDALAVRIRVAGDPALAGVLLPPLRTGLGLVGSRPVSLWPYGAPVAPDRPEEAPWEQVAELLAALHRTPLHHLPYPVPPMRGPAKLARALRRLDAAHPPEGPVLVGHAAPGRPAGRQAGDPGGARRVSPAGERTPDHGRDPDRGSGDGPPRAGAAPALPAGPPSGRADRARRAVLSIPNGQAVPAGQAGTDADAAELARLVRAAAATLPGWARGEGPPPSGGALCHGDLHLGQLVRSPAGGWRLIDVDDLGLGAPAWDLARPAAWYAAGLLDTGTWLRFLDAYRAAGGPAAGAPGSDPWPELDLAARALTVQTAALALAKAARERRRLDDVERLMVEACARIASLPPDLEPEPPS, encoded by the coding sequence GTGGTTCCGCTGGAGCGAGTGAGCGCGGCCGAGCTCGCCGCGTACGCCGGTGCGGTGCAGTACGTACTCCTCGCGGACCGCGACGACGGCACCGTGGTCCGCTGCGGGGACGTCGTGGCCAAGGCGCACGCGGGCGACAGCGATCCCGACGCCCTGGCCGTACGGATCCGCGTGGCCGGGGACCCGGCGCTGGCCGGGGTACTGCTGCCCCCGCTGCGCACCGGGCTCGGCCTGGTCGGCTCCCGGCCCGTCTCCCTGTGGCCCTACGGCGCTCCGGTCGCTCCGGACCGCCCCGAGGAGGCCCCCTGGGAGCAGGTCGCCGAACTCCTGGCCGCCCTCCACCGGACCCCGCTCCACCACCTCCCGTACCCGGTCCCGCCGATGCGCGGCCCGGCGAAGCTCGCCCGCGCCCTGCGCCGCCTCGACGCGGCGCACCCGCCCGAGGGCCCGGTCCTGGTGGGGCACGCCGCGCCGGGACGGCCCGCGGGCAGGCAGGCCGGCGACCCGGGCGGTGCGCGGCGGGTGAGCCCGGCCGGGGAACGCACCCCCGACCACGGCCGGGACCCCGACCGGGGCTCCGGGGACGGGCCACCCCGGGCCGGGGCGGCTCCCGCGCTCCCCGCCGGGCCGCCCTCCGGCCGGGCCGACCGGGCCCGTCGCGCCGTCCTGTCCATCCCCAACGGGCAGGCGGTACCGGCCGGGCAGGCGGGCACGGACGCCGACGCCGCGGAGCTGGCGCGGCTCGTACGGGCCGCCGCGGCCACGCTCCCCGGGTGGGCCCGGGGGGAGGGGCCGCCGCCGTCCGGCGGGGCGCTCTGCCACGGCGACCTGCACCTCGGGCAGCTGGTGCGGAGCCCCGCCGGGGGCTGGCGGCTGATCGACGTGGACGACCTGGGACTGGGCGCGCCCGCCTGGGACCTCGCGCGCCCGGCGGCCTGGTACGCGGCCGGGCTGCTGGACACCGGGACCTGGTTGCGCTTCCTCGACGCCTACCGCGCCGCCGGGGGCCCCGCGGCCGGTGCGCCCGGCAGCGACCCCTGGCCGGAACTCGATCTCGCGGCCCGCGCGCTCACCGTGCAGACGGCCGCGCTGGCACTCGCCAAGGCCGCCCGCGAGCGGCGCCGACTCGACGACGTGGAGCGGCTGATGGTGGAGGCCTGTGCCCGAATTGCCTCCCTCCCGCCCGACTTGGAGCCGGAGCCTCCGTCGTAG